A part of Schistosoma mansoni strain Puerto Rico chromosome W, complete genome genomic DNA contains:
- a CDS encoding putative malic enzyme, with protein MMLMSLQDLNEKLFYRTIRTHLEYCLPLIYTPTVGLACLNFGFVFRRPRGIYITIQDKGHIFTLLKNWPADTIKTVVMTDGERILGFGDMGANGMAIPLSKAVLYTALGGLQPNHCLPVMLDVGTNNEKLLEDEFYVGLRRKRASGEEYISFMDEVVESLSAQFCCGYCIRSDNCASIGIARLLVQAIMEEGFSEDEAKSRIFIMDSKGLIVTSRELSAAKSEFARSDYPQIDSLLEAIRFIRPSVLIGASAQSGAFTRDILRELSTIHKTPIIFVLSNQSNLGECTSQMAYKATEWRCIFVSGSPSEPVRTPDNRILKPSQGNNCYVFPSLVNALSLAAIRPLTNKLLLTAAKKLSELVTDDDIRQGSMYPSIARLPTITKEVSCAIMEQAYKDKIAFFTPEPDNKMEFIESYYYDHRYINFTPDQYVW; from the exons ATGATGTTAATGTCTCTCCAAGATCTTAACGAAAAGCTGTTTTATAGG ACTATCAGAACACACTTAGAGTATTGCTTGCCTCTTATTTACACACCTACTGTAGGCTTAGCATGCTTGAATTTCGGTTTTGTCTTCCGAAGGCCTCG AGGTATTTATATTACAATTCAGGATAAAGGGCATATTTTTACTTTACTAAAGAATTGGCCTGCTGATACAATTAAG ACAGTAGTCATGACTGATGGCGAACGCATATTGGGCTTCGGAGATATGGGCGCTAATGGAATGGCTATTCCTCTAAGCAAGGCTGTTCTGTACACTGCCTTAGGAGGCTTACAACCTAATCATTGTCTACCTGTAATGTTGGATGTTGGTACGAACAACGAAAAGCTTCTGGAG GATGAGTTTTATGTTGGTCTTCGACGGAAACGGGCCTCTGGAGAAGAGTATATTTCTTTCATGGATGAAGTTGTGGAGTCATTGTCTGCCCA GTTCTGCTGTGGTTATTGTATCAGGTCTGATAACTGC gCTTCTATCGGTATAGCACGTTTGTTAGTACAAGCAATTATGGAGGAGGGTTTCTCTGAAGATGAAGCTAAATCACGTATTTTTATAATGGATTCTAAAGGTTTAATTGTTACA AGTCGTGAACTTAGTGCAGCAAAATCAGAATTCGCTCGTTCTGATTATCCTCAAATAGATTCACTTTTGGAAGCTATTCGATTCATTCGACCTTCTGTTTTGATTG GTGCTTCTGCACAAAGCGGTGCATTCACGCGTGATATTCTTCGTGAACTGTCGACAATCCATAAGACTCCTATCATATTTGTCCTGAGCAATCAATCAAATCTAGGAGAATGCACTTCCCAGATGGCTTATAAGGCTACAGAA TGGCGATGTATATTTGTCAGTGGTTCTCCTTCAGAACCTGTTCGAACACCAGATAATCGTATATTAAAACCGAGTCAAGGAAATAACTGCTATGTTTTTCCAAGTTTGGTTAATGCATTATCGTTGGCTGCGATTCGTCCGCTGACCAATAAATTGTTATTGACTGCGGCAAAG AAACTATCTGAATTAGTTACAGACGATGATATACGTCAAGGTAGTATGTATCCATCAATTGCTCGATTGCCAACAATTACAAAAGAAGTCTCTTGCGCTATTATGGAACAAGCATACAAGGATAAAATTGCATTTTTTACTCCAGAACCAGATAATAAGATGGAATTTATTGAATCTTACTATTATGATCATAGATATATTAATTTTACACCCGACCAATATGTTTGGTAG
- a CDS encoding putative malic enzyme, giving the protein MSYRYIPSLIRNAPRLKTRGIEILRDPRTNKGSSYTLHERQLLGIHGLLPPNPQNQDVEGQRVISNLYQLDDNLSRYMMLMSLQDLNEKLFYRTIRTHLEYCLPLIYTPTVGLACLNFGFVFRRPRGIYITIQDKGHIFTLLKNWPADTIKTVVMTDGERILGFGDMGANGMAIPLSKAVLYTALGGLQPNHCLPVMLDVGTNNEKLLEDEFYVGLRRKRASGEEYISFMDEVVESLSAQFCCGYCIRSDNCASIGIARLLVQAIMEEGFSEDEAKSRIFIMDSKGLIVTSRELSAAKSEFARSDYPQIDSLLEAIRFIRPSVLIGASAQSGAFTRDILRELSTIHKTPIIFVLSNQSNLGECTSQMAYKATEWRCIFVSGSPSEPVRTPDNRILKPSQGNNCYVFPSLVNALSLAAIRPLTNKLLLTAAKKLSELVTDDDIRQGSMYPSIARLPTITKEVSCAIMEQAYKDKIAFFTPEPDNKMEFIESYYYDHRYINFTPDQYVW; this is encoded by the exons ATGAGTTACCGCTATATCCCATCATTAATTCGAAATGCGCCCCGCTTAAAAACCCGAGGGATTGAAATTTTGCGCGACCCACGGACAAATAAG GGTTCCTCGTATACTCTCCATGAGCGCCAACTTCTGGGGATCCATGGACTGTTGCCACCGAATCCTCAAAATCAAGATGTTGAGGGACAACGAGTTATTTCAAACCTTTATCAGCTTGATGATAATCTTAGCCGTTACATGATGTTAATGTCTCTCCAAGATCTTAACGAAAAGCTGTTTTATAGG ACTATCAGAACACACTTAGAGTATTGCTTGCCTCTTATTTACACACCTACTGTAGGCTTAGCATGCTTGAATTTCGGTTTTGTCTTCCGAAGGCCTCG AGGTATTTATATTACAATTCAGGATAAAGGGCATATTTTTACTTTACTAAAGAATTGGCCTGCTGATACAATTAAG ACAGTAGTCATGACTGATGGCGAACGCATATTGGGCTTCGGAGATATGGGCGCTAATGGAATGGCTATTCCTCTAAGCAAGGCTGTTCTGTACACTGCCTTAGGAGGCTTACAACCTAATCATTGTCTACCTGTAATGTTGGATGTTGGTACGAACAACGAAAAGCTTCTGGAG GATGAGTTTTATGTTGGTCTTCGACGGAAACGGGCCTCTGGAGAAGAGTATATTTCTTTCATGGATGAAGTTGTGGAGTCATTGTCTGCCCA GTTCTGCTGTGGTTATTGTATCAGGTCTGATAACTGC gCTTCTATCGGTATAGCACGTTTGTTAGTACAAGCAATTATGGAGGAGGGTTTCTCTGAAGATGAAGCTAAATCACGTATTTTTATAATGGATTCTAAAGGTTTAATTGTTACA AGTCGTGAACTTAGTGCAGCAAAATCAGAATTCGCTCGTTCTGATTATCCTCAAATAGATTCACTTTTGGAAGCTATTCGATTCATTCGACCTTCTGTTTTGATTG GTGCTTCTGCACAAAGCGGTGCATTCACGCGTGATATTCTTCGTGAACTGTCGACAATCCATAAGACTCCTATCATATTTGTCCTGAGCAATCAATCAAATCTAGGAGAATGCACTTCCCAGATGGCTTATAAGGCTACAGAA TGGCGATGTATATTTGTCAGTGGTTCTCCTTCAGAACCTGTTCGAACACCAGATAATCGTATATTAAAACCGAGTCAAGGAAATAACTGCTATGTTTTTCCAAGTTTGGTTAATGCATTATCGTTGGCTGCGATTCGTCCGCTGACCAATAAATTGTTATTGACTGCGGCAAAG AAACTATCTGAATTAGTTACAGACGATGATATACGTCAAGGTAGTATGTATCCATCAATTGCTCGATTGCCAACAATTACAAAAGAAGTCTCTTGCGCTATTATGGAACAAGCATACAAGGATAAAATTGCATTTTTTACTCCAGAACCAGATAATAAGATGGAATTTATTGAATCTTACTATTATGATCATAGATATATTAATTTTACACCCGACCAATATGTTTGGTAG